A section of the Ruania halotolerans genome encodes:
- a CDS encoding ABC transporter ATP-binding protein, with protein MTVEFDGVTVTLGGQDVVRRASLLVEPGTVVGLVGPNGSGKSSLLRTLYRALKPRQGTVRIGGRNVQSLSGRQAARAVAVMLQDPPTDFDLSVAETVALGRAPHHASFGRDTAEDLRIVDEAMRRAEITDLSDRMVATLSGGQRQRVMLARALAQESPVLVLDEPSNHLDISHQHELMSTVRNLGRTVIAALHDLNLAAQYCDHVVVLAQGRIVAAGPPVDVFTPDLIRGTFAVDVRVLGEPGEPVFAFRPFDPAPRAPAGATVEPSTESTVPS; from the coding sequence ATGACGGTGGAATTTGACGGCGTGACGGTGACCCTCGGCGGGCAGGACGTGGTGCGCCGCGCCTCGCTGCTCGTGGAACCGGGGACGGTGGTGGGCCTCGTGGGGCCGAACGGGAGCGGGAAGTCCTCCCTGCTGCGCACGCTGTACCGGGCGCTGAAGCCGAGGCAGGGCACCGTGCGTATCGGGGGCCGGAACGTGCAGAGTCTCAGCGGCCGGCAGGCGGCGCGAGCGGTGGCGGTGATGCTGCAGGACCCACCGACCGACTTTGATCTCAGTGTGGCCGAGACGGTGGCACTCGGTCGCGCGCCGCACCACGCCTCGTTCGGCCGGGACACTGCCGAGGATCTGCGCATCGTGGACGAGGCAATGCGCCGCGCGGAGATCACCGATCTGAGTGACCGGATGGTCGCCACGCTCTCCGGAGGGCAGCGGCAGCGCGTGATGCTCGCTCGCGCTCTCGCCCAGGAGAGCCCGGTTCTCGTGCTCGATGAGCCGAGCAACCACCTCGACATCAGTCATCAGCACGAGCTGATGAGCACCGTCCGCAACCTCGGGCGCACGGTGATCGCGGCCCTGCACGATCTGAACCTCGCGGCTCAGTACTGCGACCACGTCGTGGTGCTCGCGCAGGGGCGCATTGTTGCTGCCGGTCCGCCGGTTGACGTGTTCACCCCGGACCTCATCCGCGGCACGTTCGCCGTGGATGTGCGCGTACTGGGTGAGCCAGGTGAGCCCGTCTTCGCCTTTCGCCCATTCGACCCCGCTCCCCGCGCCCCTGCTGGCGCGACCGTTGAACCTTCCACAGAAAGCACGGTTCCGTCATGA
- a CDS encoding FecCD family ABC transporter permease, giving the protein MTSHSSVIEARSPRRSNVGERPGRPGTRRARRTALLCALLTVTAALLIVVSGAVGSVEVTAVQAAKIVIGHLVPGAPWMSDGSLTVLQDQAVWQFRLPRALLAGLAGAGLSLAGALMQVTVRNPLAEPYILGVSSGASVGAVLVIVLGSAAVGGLSLNVAAFAGALVACVCVAALARKDGALSPTRMILSGVALGTLFSAVTSYLTISTDAQNVVSVLFFLLGSVSAATMSSLIGPAVALVVGCVVAALLARSLNALMTGDESAVSLGVDAARLRAILLVVASLLTGSVVSVAGGIGFVGLVVPHIARIAVGADHRRMLPVAVLGGAVFLMAADLLARTVAAPTEIPLGILTAFVGAPFFLWLMRRSGAERAGFGR; this is encoded by the coding sequence GTGACCAGCCATTCATCCGTGATCGAGGCACGCTCGCCTCGCCGCAGCAATGTGGGCGAGCGGCCTGGGCGTCCCGGCACGCGTCGCGCCCGGCGGACGGCGTTGCTCTGCGCCTTGCTGACCGTGACGGCAGCGCTGCTGATCGTGGTTTCGGGTGCGGTGGGTTCAGTGGAGGTCACGGCCGTGCAGGCTGCGAAGATCGTGATCGGGCATCTGGTGCCTGGTGCGCCGTGGATGTCGGACGGCTCGCTGACCGTGTTGCAGGACCAGGCGGTGTGGCAGTTCCGGCTGCCGCGGGCGCTGCTGGCGGGGTTGGCTGGGGCCGGGCTGTCCCTGGCCGGGGCGTTGATGCAGGTCACCGTGCGGAACCCGCTCGCCGAGCCGTACATCCTGGGTGTGTCCTCCGGTGCCAGCGTCGGTGCCGTCCTGGTGATCGTGCTCGGCTCCGCGGCAGTCGGTGGTTTGTCGCTGAACGTGGCCGCGTTCGCCGGGGCGCTGGTGGCGTGCGTGTGTGTGGCGGCGCTCGCCCGTAAGGACGGCGCACTGTCGCCGACTCGGATGATCCTGTCGGGCGTGGCGCTGGGCACGCTGTTCAGCGCGGTGACGAGTTATCTGACGATCTCCACGGACGCCCAGAATGTGGTGAGCGTGCTGTTCTTCCTCCTGGGCAGCGTGTCGGCGGCGACGATGTCGAGCCTGATCGGACCGGCCGTGGCGTTGGTGGTGGGGTGTGTGGTCGCGGCGCTGTTGGCGCGGTCGCTGAACGCGCTGATGACCGGGGATGAGTCCGCCGTCTCCCTCGGGGTGGATGCTGCCCGGCTGCGGGCGATCCTGCTGGTGGTGGCCTCGCTGCTGACCGGATCGGTGGTGTCCGTGGCCGGTGGGATCGGGTTCGTGGGGTTGGTCGTGCCGCACATCGCGCGCATTGCGGTCGGTGCCGATCACCGGCGGATGCTGCCGGTGGCAGTTCTCGGTGGCGCAGTCTTCCTGATGGCTGCGGATCTGCTGGCGCGCACCGTCGCCGCGCCGACGGAGATCCCGCTGGGCATCCTGACCGCGTTCGTGGGCGCGCCGTTCTTCCTCTGGCTGATGCGCCGCAGCGGTGCCGAGCGGGCGGGGTTCGGCCGATGA
- a CDS encoding ABC transporter ATP-binding protein/permease, with amino-acid sequence MMIDANIAPYARQAWPRLAGTAAITLLASGASIGAAFAMAAAFTHILTTGGTLPIGALTAAVALLLLRALLLWSRDLSALHTGTVIARTIRERLLRHIVALGPGHRWPGGRASAHLAAVDGCEHLKGYLGNYLPQALAAVLVPATLTIVLFVRDPAVAVVVIIAVATVPLAHRITKRLLGERAAAHWQAYDRYAARVSDNIAGIATLAGFGAAERRGDRLARDAETLRAATTANMNVSLSTYVLTSAAMLLGTSGATLLAAWHAAEGRLSPGDVLLVLFLAAECFRPLQDLQNYWHEGFYGLAAAGSINRILATEPQVTSAPDAVPVDLAGPPGLRLREVSFTYPGTDRPSLEKVTATIPAGRTTALVGASGAGKTTLTALLLRDADPDNGSVELTTETGSHDLRRIPLDQVRQISARVSQDVVLMEGTVEENVRLAAPESATEGQVHAALDTAQVTPFLAELPAGPQSNVGEGGTNLSGGQRQRVALARALVQGAPLLVLDEATSALDGENEALISAAVRSSDRSRTTVVIAHRLSTVAQADHVIVLGEGRVLEEGSPAELETRPEGAWTAMVRAQRIADGGPREVVS; translated from the coding sequence ATGATGATCGACGCGAACATCGCGCCCTATGCCCGCCAGGCGTGGCCACGACTGGCCGGTACGGCAGCGATCACGCTGCTCGCCTCCGGCGCCTCGATCGGCGCTGCCTTCGCGATGGCCGCCGCCTTCACGCACATCCTCACCACCGGTGGCACGCTCCCCATCGGAGCCCTGACGGCGGCCGTCGCCTTACTCCTGCTCCGCGCTTTGCTGCTCTGGTCACGGGACCTCTCCGCCCTGCACACCGGCACGGTGATCGCGCGTACGATCCGGGAGCGCCTACTCCGCCACATCGTGGCGCTCGGCCCCGGGCACCGGTGGCCGGGTGGGCGGGCGAGTGCGCACCTGGCGGCGGTGGATGGCTGCGAGCACCTCAAGGGCTACCTGGGCAACTATCTCCCCCAGGCCCTGGCCGCCGTGCTGGTGCCCGCCACGTTGACCATCGTGCTGTTCGTGCGCGATCCGGCCGTCGCGGTCGTGGTGATCATCGCGGTGGCAACCGTCCCGCTGGCGCACCGGATCACCAAGCGGTTACTCGGCGAACGCGCTGCGGCGCACTGGCAGGCCTATGACCGGTACGCGGCTCGGGTGAGCGACAACATCGCCGGGATCGCCACGTTGGCCGGATTCGGCGCAGCCGAGCGGCGCGGGGATCGCCTCGCCCGTGATGCCGAGACCCTCCGGGCCGCCACCACGGCGAATATGAACGTCTCCCTCTCCACCTATGTGCTCACCTCCGCGGCCATGCTGCTCGGCACGTCAGGCGCCACTCTGCTCGCCGCCTGGCACGCCGCCGAAGGGCGCCTCTCCCCGGGAGACGTGCTGCTCGTGCTCTTCCTGGCGGCGGAGTGCTTCCGGCCGCTGCAGGATCTGCAGAACTACTGGCATGAGGGGTTCTACGGACTGGCGGCAGCGGGTTCGATCAACCGCATCCTGGCCACCGAGCCACAGGTGACGTCGGCTCCCGATGCGGTGCCGGTCGACCTCGCCGGCCCTCCCGGGCTACGACTGCGGGAGGTGAGCTTCACCTATCCCGGGACCGATCGGCCGAGTCTGGAAAAGGTCACGGCGACGATCCCGGCGGGGCGGACCACGGCGCTGGTAGGCGCCAGCGGGGCCGGGAAGACCACTCTCACGGCGCTCCTGCTCCGCGATGCGGATCCGGACAACGGGTCCGTGGAGCTCACTACCGAGACCGGTAGCCACGACCTGCGGCGGATCCCGCTGGATCAGGTCCGCCAGATCAGCGCCCGGGTGAGCCAGGACGTGGTGCTGATGGAGGGAACAGTGGAGGAGAACGTGCGGCTGGCAGCCCCCGAATCGGCCACGGAAGGTCAGGTCCACGCGGCCCTGGACACAGCTCAGGTGACGCCATTCCTGGCGGAGTTGCCCGCCGGCCCGCAGAGCAACGTCGGCGAGGGCGGGACGAATCTCTCCGGTGGTCAGCGCCAGCGGGTGGCTTTGGCGCGCGCACTCGTGCAGGGGGCGCCGTTGCTCGTCCTCGACGAGGCCACCAGCGCCCTGGACGGGGAGAACGAGGCACTGATCAGTGCCGCGGTCCGCTCGTCAGATCGTTCGCGGACCACGGTGGTGATCGCCCATCGGCTCTCCACGGTGGCCCAGGCCGATCACGTGATCGTGCTCGGTGAGGGGCGGGTGCTCGAAGAGGGCAGCCCCGCCGAACTCGAGACCCGCCCGGAGGGGGCGTGGACCGCCATGGTGCGCGCACAACGTATCGCCGACGGCGGCCCTCGCGAGGTGGTCTCATGA